Part of the Pseudomonadota bacterium genome is shown below.
ACCACCAGCACTCCGGCTGGCGACCGGCGCAGCATATCGGACAGAATAGATCAGGTAATACTTAACCGAGCTCTGGGGCTGCCCATTTTCCTCCTGCTCATGTACCTGGTATTCTATCTGACCTTTACGGTAGGCGGGCCTCCGATGGATTGGATCGATACCGGCTTTTCCCGGCTGGGAGGGATAATTACCGCCCATTGGCCGGGAAATCAGGACAGTGCGCTGTTATCTCTGGTAGTAGACGGCATCATCGGCGGCGTTGGCGGGGTGGTGATTTTTCTCCCCAATATCATCATGCTATTCCTGGCTATCGCTATCCTTGAAGGGACCGGATACATGGCCCGGGCGGCGTTTATTATGGACCGGGTGATGCATAAAATCGGCCTGCACGGCAAAAGTTTCATTCCTCTGCTTACCGGTTTCGGCTGCTCCATACCCGCCATTATGGCTACCCGGACCATTGAGAACGAACGCGACCGGCTGACCACTATTATGGTGACCCCACTGATGAGCTGCGGCGCCCGCTTGCCCATTTATGCCCTGATCATTCCGGCATTTTTTCCCCAAACCTGGCAGGCCCCCATGCTTTGGCTCATCTACGTGATCGGCATCATCCTGATGATGCTCTCCGCCTGGCTGCTGCGGGCCACTTTGTTCAAAGGTGAAGACGCGCCCTTTGTTATGGAGCTGCCGCCCTATCGCCTGCCGACCTTGAAATCCATTATTATTCACACCTGGGAGAGAGTCTGGCTGTATCTGAAAAAGGCGGGAACCATCATCCTGGCCATTTCCATTATCCTCTGGGCCATGACCACCTATCCCGGCATTCCGGCAGACAAATTGGCGGCTCTTCATTCGGATGAAGCCCGCCAGGAACTTCAGCTAGCCAATTCCGCTGCCGGCCGCGTCGGTCACTGGCTGGAACCGGTGTTAAAGCCCATGGGTTTCGACTGGCGCATCGGTACGGCATTGATTGGCGCTTTCGCCGCCAAGGAAGTCTTTGTCTCCCAGCTGGGCATTGTGTATTCCCTCGGCGAAGCGGATGAAGAATCCGTCTCCCTGCGGGAAAAACTGCAACAACGCTACAATCCCCTGATCGGCTTTTGCATCATGCTCTTCTGCCTGATCAGCGCCCCCTGCATGGCTACCATCGCGGTCACCAAACGGGAAACCAATTCCTGGCGCTGGGCATTTTTTCAACTGGCCGCCCTGACCTTAATGGCCTGGATAATAACCTTCCTGGTTTTTCAAATCGGTACCTGGCTGCAGATTGGGGTTTAAACGTTACAGCAAGACATGAAAGGAAAAAGAAAATGGAAATCATCGGCATCATCACTCTTGTCAGCCTGGCCCTGTTATTCACCGGCCGGGCCTGGAGACAGACTTTCAAAAACAATGACCAATCCGGCTGCGCCCATGATGGCGGTTGTCAGGGATGCTATGGCTGTGGTACGACGATAAAACCGGCAACCAGTAAAAAAGATAAGTAAAAT
Proteins encoded:
- the feoB gene encoding ferrous iron transport protein B, which produces MKNKISVALAGNPNSGKSTIFNLLTGARQHIGNYPGVTVEKKEGSCKHRDHELLITDLPGTYSLTAHSVEEVVARDFLIHEQPQVVVDIVDASNLERNLLLATQMMEMDTPLIIVLNMMDMVAGQKTKIDLEALEELLGVPVVPMVGTKGKGKDELLDMIVAVATNQKKSAPRPIPYQEDIEQAISEIAAMITTNPLPNLPKRWLATKMLENDNTLLETLSQADPAPEVFKNSVDRIYQKLAVHLDEAPEMLITEWRYGFIAGLIQETTSTPAGDRRSISDRIDQVILNRALGLPIFLLLMYLVFYLTFTVGGPPMDWIDTGFSRLGGIITAHWPGNQDSALLSLVVDGIIGGVGGVVIFLPNIIMLFLAIAILEGTGYMARAAFIMDRVMHKIGLHGKSFIPLLTGFGCSIPAIMATRTIENERDRLTTIMVTPLMSCGARLPIYALIIPAFFPQTWQAPMLWLIYVIGIILMMLSAWLLRATLFKGEDAPFVMELPPYRLPTLKSIIIHTWERVWLYLKKAGTIILAISIILWAMTTYPGIPADKLAALHSDEARQELQLANSAAGRVGHWLEPVLKPMGFDWRIGTALIGAFAAKEVFVSQLGIVYSLGEADEESVSLREKLQQRYNPLIGFCIMLFCLISAPCMATIAVTKRETNSWRWAFFQLAALTLMAWIITFLVFQIGTWLQIGV